A part of Emcibacter nanhaiensis genomic DNA contains:
- a CDS encoding DUF1028 domain-containing protein yields the protein MKHILHQTILIKLTILAAFFSWSPVLAQEAHLNRPLRPTNTFSIIARDPESGELGAAVQTHWFAVGVRVIRTEPGVGVVATQSFTDPSYAPLGLEMMKAGKTAPQALKGLLAADSNASVRQVAMLDASGNVASHTGSKNIQNACNISGENYSVQANMMKNSTVCSAMAQAFEATSGELADRMYAALEAAQKEGGDIRGRQSASLQVVKGDKGVPLWQGWVYSLRVDDHKTPLKELGRLLSVAKTYRLLNEGDRYVVEGRIEEGLEAYRTAEKMDPGNHEALFWHAVTLAELNRVEESLPLFRKAFRLWPDWKEMVTRLPKAGLLPEDPKILAQILEQGN from the coding sequence ATGAAACACATCCTCCACCAAACTATTCTCATCAAGCTGACCATATTGGCTGCTTTCTTTTCATGGTCGCCCGTCCTTGCTCAAGAGGCGCATCTCAACCGGCCGCTTCGACCGACCAACACCTTCTCAATCATCGCCCGTGATCCAGAAAGCGGGGAACTTGGCGCCGCCGTCCAGACGCACTGGTTCGCCGTCGGGGTACGTGTCATCAGGACGGAACCCGGTGTCGGAGTGGTAGCCACCCAATCCTTTACCGATCCGTCCTATGCACCGCTCGGGCTCGAGATGATGAAGGCCGGAAAGACAGCGCCCCAGGCCCTCAAGGGCCTTCTTGCCGCTGACAGCAATGCCTCGGTACGTCAGGTCGCCATGCTGGATGCCAGTGGCAACGTAGCGTCTCATACCGGAAGCAAAAACATTCAGAATGCCTGCAACATCTCTGGCGAGAATTACTCCGTTCAGGCAAACATGATGAAAAACTCGACTGTTTGTTCCGCCATGGCGCAGGCTTTCGAAGCCACTTCCGGCGAGCTTGCCGATCGCATGTACGCGGCCCTTGAGGCGGCCCAAAAAGAAGGGGGCGACATCCGGGGACGACAATCCGCGTCCCTCCAGGTGGTAAAAGGCGATAAAGGCGTACCCCTCTGGCAGGGCTGGGTATACAGCCTTCGGGTTGATGACCACAAAACACCGCTCAAGGAACTCGGACGCCTTCTTTCGGTCGCAAAGACCTACCGGCTTCTCAATGAGGGAGACAGGTATGTAGTGGAAGGGCGCATCGAGGAAGGGCTTGAGGCCTACCGAACAGCCGAAAAAATGGACCCGGGCAACCATGAAGCTCTTTTCTGGCATGCGGTAACCCTGGCAGAACTTAACAGGGTTGAGGAGAGCCTGCCGCTGTTCCGGAAAGCCTTCAGGCTATGGCCTGACTGGAAGGAGATGGTGACCAGGCTTCCAAAGGCGGGCTTACTGCCCGAAGACCCGAAAATCCTTGCCCAAATCCTGGAACAGGGGAACTGA